The Acidimicrobiia bacterium genomic sequence TCGACCACTGCGGCGGTGAGCGCGTCGACGTCGGATTGCGCGCGCAGCGGCGGGTTCATCTTGAAGACCGGGTCGAACCCCGCGCACGCCGCGTCGGTGAGGGTGAGGTGCTGCGGCGACACCTCGGCGGTGACGCGCACACCGCGCGCCTTGGCGTCGCGCACGAGCGCGGCTGCGCCCGCGGTCGACATGTGCAGCACGTGGTATCGCGCGCCGGCGCGCTCGGCGAGCACGAGGTCGCGGGCCACGATGGTGATCTCGGCCTCCGCCGGACGACCGGGGATGCCGAGCCGGCTCGACCACTCCCCCTCGTGCATGTGGCCGCCGGCAACGAGCGCGGGATCTTCGGCGTGTTGCGCGATCACCGCGCCGGGCAGCGCGGTGCTGTACTCCAGCGCCCGCCGCATGACCGCCGCGTCCGCGACACAGTCGCCGTCGTCGGTGAACACGCGCACGCCGAGGTCGTGCATCTCGCCGAGCGGCGCAAGCTCCTTGCCTTGACGGCCGCGCGTGATGCAGCCCGCGACGTGCACGTCGCACGGCGCGAGCCGACCGCGCTCGAGCACGGCCTGGACGACCGCGGCGTCGTCGAGCGGCGGGTTCGTGTTCGGCATGCAGACGACCGCGGTGAACCCGCCGAGCGCAGCACCGCGCGCGCCGGTGTCGACCGTCTCGCTGTCCTCGCGGCCGGGTTCACGGAAGTGCACCTGGATGTCGACGAGGCCGGGCGCGACGACCGCGCCGTCGGCGTCGAGCATGGTCGCGCCGGCGGGCGCATCGAGCTTCGGGCCGACCTCGGCGATCATGCCGTCGCGCACGAGCACGTCGGCCGCGCGCTCGCCGCGCTCGTCGATCACCCGCCCGCCGCGGATGATCACCGCGCTCACGATCGCTCCCGCAAGAGCGCGCATGCGAAGCGAGCGGCGCGGCCTCGGTCGGTAGCTGAGGCGTCGAGGAGGGCGAGCTTGCGAGCCCGACCACAAGCACCGCTCGGTCCCGCCAGAACGGGCGGGTCGCAGAGCGGGCCGCCCGACTCGGTAGCTGAGGCGTCGAGGAGGGCGAGCTTGCGAGCCCGACCCGGAAACTCAGACAACAGGGCCTCCCGAGCCGAGGATGGAATAGAGCACGGCCATGCGGACTGCCACTCCGTTGGCGACCTGCTCGGTGACGAGCGAGCGCGCCGAGTCCGCAACCTCGTCGGCGATCTCGACGCCGCGGTTCATCGGGCCCGGGTGCATCACGAGCGTGTCGGGCTTGAGGCGCGCCGCGCGCGC encodes the following:
- a CDS encoding dihydroorotase yields the protein MSAVIIRGGRVIDERGERAADVLVRDGMIAEVGPKLDAPAGATMLDADGAVVAPGLVDIQVHFREPGREDSETVDTGARGAALGGFTAVVCMPNTNPPLDDAAVVQAVLERGRLAPCDVHVAGCITRGRQGKELAPLGEMHDLGVRVFTDDGDCVADAAVMRRALEYSTALPGAVIAQHAEDPALVAGGHMHEGEWSSRLGIPGRPAEAEITIVARDLVLAERAGARYHVLHMSTAGAAALVRDAKARGVRVTAEVSPQHLTLTDAACAGFDPVFKMNPPLRAQSDVDALTAAVVDGTIDAIATDHAPHAPETKAVPFEEAPPGMLGTETALAVAITQLVETGKLPLASVLALLSWQPARVAGLAEHGGPIVAGRPAHLCVIDPSATWIVDAQSLASRSRNSPFDGWKLTGRVRHTICRGEPVVIDGTMER